A single genomic interval of Vibrio maritimus harbors:
- a CDS encoding AraC family transcriptional regulator, with product MRRANKFVIPPNWKLLFSDLGLNIEEVLAYAGLPKGLFSQEKIQLSPSQYFQLWRGVDLAAHGKEMPLEFAKVMSLEFFDVPIYAAICTPNLNAAAKRLQEYKPLIGPMLLDIKSTTDFTDLEISCYGYEEPLPLCLNLSELIFFTQLARLATRQHIKPLQVELPALPSDIAAYESYFSCSITKGNSTRIRFSAKDANTPFLTSNQVMLNCFENELQKQLNEIVGEKQLTDRVKSVLLDALPQGQSSIDFVARELAMSKRTLQRKLSTEAQSYQDVLQEVRQSLAQDYLTKSDLPVSEISFLLGFQESNSFIRAYTTWNGQSPNQLRERLI from the coding sequence CCCACCGAACTGGAAACTGTTGTTCAGTGATCTTGGACTTAACATTGAGGAAGTACTCGCTTACGCAGGGCTTCCCAAAGGGTTGTTCTCGCAAGAAAAAATCCAGCTCTCTCCTTCTCAATACTTTCAGTTGTGGCGCGGCGTCGATCTCGCAGCACACGGTAAAGAGATGCCTCTTGAGTTTGCAAAAGTAATGAGCTTGGAGTTCTTTGATGTGCCAATATACGCGGCTATCTGTACGCCAAACCTCAACGCTGCTGCCAAGCGCTTACAGGAATACAAGCCATTGATCGGCCCAATGCTGCTCGATATCAAGAGCACCACAGATTTTACCGATTTAGAGATCAGCTGTTACGGATACGAAGAGCCGCTACCGCTCTGCTTAAACCTGTCAGAGCTTATCTTCTTTACCCAGCTCGCACGTCTTGCCACTCGTCAGCACATAAAGCCGCTACAGGTGGAGTTGCCTGCGCTACCTAGCGACATCGCTGCCTATGAGTCCTATTTCAGCTGCTCAATTACCAAGGGTAACTCGACGCGGATTCGATTCTCAGCTAAAGATGCAAACACCCCTTTTCTCACGAGCAATCAAGTCATGCTTAACTGCTTTGAGAATGAGCTTCAGAAGCAGTTAAATGAGATAGTTGGAGAAAAACAACTCACTGATCGTGTGAAATCGGTTTTGCTTGACGCCTTGCCTCAAGGACAGAGCAGCATCGACTTCGTCGCACGCGAACTGGCGATGAGCAAACGCACGCTGCAACGTAAGCTGTCAACCGAAGCGCAGAGCTATCAAGATGTATTGCAAGAGGTGCGTCAAAGTCTTGCTCAAGACTACCTCACCAAATCTGACTTACCCGTTAGTGAAATCTCGTTTTTGCTTGGATTCCAAGAGAGTAACTCTTTTATTCGCGCCTATACGACTTGGAATGGTCAATCACCAAACCAGCTGCGCGAACGTTTAATCTAG
- a CDS encoding endonuclease III domain-containing protein, protein MRSSQTLTSDEQALIVALFSTLESHYGWFDWWPSDDHYEVMLGSILVQNTNWRNAQKALDNLQDDLSPQAIEEMDLTLLAQKIRSSGYYNQKAKKIKAVTQWFAHYEYQIEKVRQCSVEQLRPELLSINGVGGETADVILTYAIGKPSFVIDAYARRIFSRFGHQVPKSYETFRNQMQQAIQPETKTYAYYHGLMVEHGQQFCLTKPKCEFCPLVATCRKVGVD, encoded by the coding sequence ATGAGAAGCTCTCAAACGCTAACAAGTGATGAACAAGCCCTAATTGTAGCGCTATTTTCAACACTGGAGAGCCATTATGGATGGTTTGATTGGTGGCCAAGTGATGACCATTATGAGGTGATGCTGGGATCGATTCTGGTACAAAACACTAATTGGCGAAACGCACAAAAAGCACTGGATAATTTACAAGATGACTTGTCCCCACAGGCTATCGAAGAGATGGATCTTACCCTGCTTGCTCAAAAAATTCGCTCTAGCGGCTACTACAATCAAAAAGCGAAAAAAATCAAAGCGGTGACGCAGTGGTTTGCACACTATGAGTATCAAATTGAAAAAGTCCGACAATGTTCTGTTGAGCAGCTTAGACCTGAGTTGCTGAGCATCAACGGTGTCGGCGGCGAAACTGCGGACGTCATACTTACCTATGCGATTGGCAAGCCTTCATTTGTTATTGATGCCTATGCTCGCAGGATATTTTCTCGCTTTGGTCACCAAGTTCCAAAAAGCTATGAGACCTTTCGCAATCAGATGCAACAAGCGATACAGCCAGAAACCAAGACCTACGCTTATTATCATGGACTCATGGTTGAGCATGGCCAGCAGTTTTGTCTGACCAAGCCCAAATGTGAATTCTGTCCGTTGGTAGCGACTTGCCGCAAAGTGGGCGTCGACTAG
- a CDS encoding c-type cytochrome, producing the protein MSKSITERTVGNKAMKIVITVLAVFGITHTSLAQAHEEMIEARQNAFSNIENQTKVVNKQVKKSDIDWQAMLAASEQLTVDSTMLSNAFETGSQEGSKAKESVWTKPEKFNRLLAEMQQGYKQVAEGVDKQSIDEVKRGLKVAESTCKSCHRSYRSRW; encoded by the coding sequence ATGTCGAAATCGATAACTGAACGTACTGTTGGGAACAAAGCAATGAAAATAGTGATCACCGTGTTAGCCGTGTTTGGGATTACACACACGAGTCTGGCTCAAGCTCATGAAGAGATGATAGAAGCTAGGCAAAATGCTTTCTCTAACATCGAAAACCAAACGAAAGTCGTGAATAAGCAAGTTAAAAAGTCAGACATTGATTGGCAGGCCATGCTGGCAGCAAGCGAACAGTTGACGGTTGATAGCACCATGTTATCAAACGCATTCGAGACGGGTTCCCAAGAGGGAAGTAAAGCGAAAGAGTCCGTGTGGACTAAACCGGAAAAATTCAATCGACTCCTAGCCGAAATGCAACAAGGCTATAAGCAAGTCGCTGAAGGTGTGGACAAACAGTCGATAGACGAAGTGAAGCGTGGTCTGAAAGTCGCAGAATCAACCTGTAAAAGCTGCCACCGAAGCTACCGTTCTCGCTGGTAA
- a CDS encoding cytochrome b/b6 domain-containing protein yields the protein MRKVKIWDLSTRLYHWAQALIFFGLMATGITSNGPHVQLGLALFTLIVWRILWGLVGSETNRFSQFVRNPLNTVRYALGKSTPYIGHNPLGAFMVITMLTTLLVQCLTGMMLAGLFDGLEAYGLIIPDALYEISEEVHILLADLLPIIIATHVGAIVIYKIFGKGLLKAMITGYQSLDFNQSVPVLSSQIKALLVLIFAILVTMTIVATSNM from the coding sequence ATGAGAAAAGTTAAGATCTGGGACCTATCAACAAGACTTTACCACTGGGCTCAAGCGCTGATTTTCTTCGGATTAATGGCAACAGGGATAACTTCAAATGGTCCACATGTTCAACTTGGATTGGCGCTATTCACATTGATTGTTTGGCGAATCCTGTGGGGATTGGTTGGTAGTGAGACAAATCGCTTTTCGCAGTTTGTCCGTAATCCGTTGAACACCGTCAGATATGCGCTGGGTAAAAGCACACCCTATATTGGTCATAATCCCCTTGGCGCATTTATGGTCATCACTATGCTAACCACGCTATTAGTGCAGTGTTTGACCGGAATGATGTTAGCAGGGCTATTTGATGGACTGGAAGCATACGGGCTTATCATTCCAGATGCTCTCTATGAGATCTCTGAGGAAGTACATATCCTACTTGCCGACCTGCTCCCCATCATAATTGCGACTCACGTAGGAGCAATTGTGATCTACAAGATCTTCGGTAAAGGTTTATTAAAAGCCATGATCACAGGTTATCAATCACTGGACTTCAACCAATCCGTACCCGTACTATCGAGTCAAATCAAAGCGCTACTAGTGCTAATCTTTGCAATTTTGGTTACGATGACAATAGTTGCTACATCAAATATGTAA
- a CDS encoding MarR family winged helix-turn-helix transcriptional regulator, protein MESEFNRQTSFGWLLNVVANHASKEFDKRLKDNGLTLALWPTLMCLWEKEGVTQREIAQMSKVESSTTTRTLDKLETLGLVERKPDPESRRSFRIYLTDEGKALKDKVIHLPVEVNRELLEDLDSAEQATLISLLQKLVDKI, encoded by the coding sequence ATGGAAAGCGAGTTTAATCGTCAAACAAGTTTTGGCTGGCTTTTGAATGTGGTAGCAAACCACGCATCTAAAGAGTTCGACAAACGCCTTAAAGACAATGGTCTTACCTTAGCTTTGTGGCCTACATTAATGTGTTTGTGGGAAAAAGAAGGGGTGACACAGCGAGAGATCGCGCAAATGTCTAAAGTGGAAAGTTCAACGACAACTCGTACGCTCGATAAGCTTGAAACGCTTGGTTTGGTTGAGCGCAAACCCGACCCAGAAAGTCGTCGTTCATTTCGCATTTATCTCACTGATGAAGGTAAGGCACTAAAAGACAAAGTGATCCATCTTCCAGTTGAGGTAAATCGTGAACTGCTTGAAGACTTAGATTCCGCAGAGCAAGCAACGCTTATTAGTCTCCTACAAAAACTAGTCGACAAGATATAA
- a CDS encoding putative quinol monooxygenase, translating into MAKLTIVANIIAKQDKVELVKQELLKLIDITRAEEGCINYDLHQDNENPAHFVFYENWESRELWQAHMGNQHLADYLAATEGAVDTFTVSEMTHIG; encoded by the coding sequence ATGGCTAAGCTAACTATCGTTGCAAACATCATCGCTAAACAAGACAAAGTAGAACTAGTAAAACAAGAATTACTCAAGCTGATTGATATCACCAGAGCAGAAGAAGGCTGCATTAACTACGACCTTCACCAAGACAACGAGAACCCAGCTCACTTTGTGTTTTATGAGAACTGGGAATCACGCGAGTTATGGCAAGCTCACATGGGTAATCAACACCTTGCCGATTATCTCGCAGCGACAGAAGGTGCTGTTGACACCTTTACCGTTAGCGAAATGACTCACATTGGCTAA
- a CDS encoding LysR family transcriptional regulator — protein MLLEDLQVILKVAEFRSITAAATNLDMRTATASAAVKRVESFLGVELFVRTTRHLRLSAAGERYLPQCEQALAMLAQAKMNIKDDLDVIDGEVRIALSSDLGRNMVINWLDEFMEEYPNITLRSNISDSNVDFYRDSVDMALRYGEPTDSSMYGFKICSVPRVMCASPVYLKQNGTPKTLSDLTKHNGLFYQLHDVLQDNWVFNEGQEDHKLRLKGNRASNDGDIVRRWCVAGQGLAIKSCLDMSEDLLAGNVVNVLPQYKPMPTELWLICPSRQSITPTVRLLRDLFRSKTRVILENLVDRGFVDKANLN, from the coding sequence ATGCTCCTTGAAGATTTGCAAGTGATACTAAAAGTTGCCGAGTTTCGAAGTATTACTGCAGCAGCAACCAATCTCGACATGCGAACTGCAACGGCAAGTGCTGCGGTTAAACGAGTGGAAAGCTTTCTTGGTGTTGAGTTGTTTGTGCGTACCACTCGTCATCTGCGCCTCTCAGCGGCGGGCGAACGTTACCTTCCCCAATGTGAACAAGCGTTAGCGATGCTGGCGCAGGCGAAAATGAACATCAAAGATGACCTAGACGTGATTGATGGTGAAGTGAGGATCGCGCTTTCATCGGATCTTGGTCGAAACATGGTCATCAACTGGCTCGATGAGTTTATGGAAGAGTACCCAAATATTACTCTGCGCAGCAATATATCTGACAGTAATGTTGATTTCTATCGAGACTCTGTAGACATGGCGCTTCGCTATGGCGAGCCGACCGATTCGTCTATGTATGGGTTTAAGATATGCAGCGTACCTAGAGTCATGTGTGCCAGCCCAGTATATCTCAAGCAAAACGGTACCCCTAAAACGCTCTCGGACCTTACAAAACACAATGGCCTTTTCTATCAACTGCACGATGTACTGCAGGATAATTGGGTGTTCAATGAAGGACAAGAAGACCATAAGTTGCGACTAAAAGGGAATCGAGCCTCTAACGACGGAGATATTGTGCGTCGTTGGTGCGTGGCAGGGCAGGGGCTGGCAATCAAGTCATGCCTAGATATGTCAGAGGATTTGTTGGCGGGAAATGTGGTTAATGTGTTGCCACAATACAAGCCTATGCCAACAGAGCTGTGGTTGATCTGCCCGAGCCGCCAGTCGATCACTCCGACGGTTAGGTTGCTTCGAGATCTCTTTAGAAGTAAGACGCGTGTAATTTTGGAGAATTTGGTTGATCGAGGGTTTGTTGATAAGGCGAATTTAAACTAA
- a CDS encoding VOC family protein encodes MYSHIFLGSNDIPKSKVFYDATMATLGYKAGVLDAKGRCMYFSKTGVLGLTTPLDGNVASHGNGMTIGFLASSPEMVDRWHEAGLNSGGIECEDPPGIRDTGDRKIYMAYLRDPTGNKVSATYFLD; translated from the coding sequence TTGTATAGCCATATTTTTCTTGGGAGCAACGACATCCCAAAATCCAAAGTATTTTACGATGCCACTATGGCAACATTGGGCTACAAAGCGGGTGTGCTCGATGCAAAAGGGCGCTGCATGTACTTCAGTAAGACCGGCGTTTTAGGGCTCACCACACCACTTGACGGTAATGTTGCTTCCCACGGAAATGGAATGACTATCGGGTTTCTTGCCAGCTCTCCAGAGATGGTCGATAGATGGCACGAGGCGGGGCTCAATAGCGGAGGTATCGAGTGTGAGGATCCGCCGGGCATTCGCGACACAGGCGACCGTAAAATATATATGGCATATCTACGTGATCCGACTGGAAACAAAGTATCTGCAACCTACTTTTTAGACTGA
- a CDS encoding B12-binding domain-containing radical SAM protein, with translation MNFEGKVYRPWIEANSVLIQVTLGCSMNHCTFCNMFRDKRFKVRDIDDVFADIEETRRYYPHVESVFLCDGNVMAARTDYLLKVIKKVRETFPECKKLSLYSALNDFRRKSVEDLKALKAGGLDMAYVGLESGDAVVLERVKKNMTPEQALEGMAMAKEAGIEVLLSFIFGLGGRDRSREHIEETTRLLNLLQPEQIAPMALAIQPGTELEQEVKDGTFKMPTQLQLLEEEKYLLENMTFETVYWGDHGNNMIQMRGMFPQSKEFFLGHVNDAIRNNPMAKDNIIQTYSW, from the coding sequence ATGAATTTTGAAGGTAAAGTCTATCGTCCATGGATTGAAGCCAACAGTGTCTTGATTCAAGTCACATTGGGTTGCAGCATGAACCACTGCACCTTCTGTAACATGTTCCGCGATAAACGTTTTAAGGTTCGTGATATCGACGATGTGTTCGCTGATATCGAGGAAACCCGTCGTTACTATCCACATGTTGAATCCGTTTTTCTGTGCGATGGTAACGTAATGGCAGCGCGTACTGATTACTTACTAAAAGTCATAAAGAAGGTTCGCGAAACCTTCCCTGAGTGCAAAAAACTATCACTATATAGTGCTCTCAATGATTTCCGACGTAAATCTGTTGAAGACCTCAAGGCACTCAAAGCAGGGGGGCTCGATATGGCTTACGTAGGTCTAGAGTCTGGTGACGCCGTGGTGCTTGAGCGCGTCAAAAAGAACATGACGCCAGAGCAAGCATTAGAGGGTATGGCTATGGCTAAAGAAGCGGGTATCGAAGTTCTGCTGTCATTTATCTTTGGACTGGGCGGACGAGATCGCTCTCGTGAGCATATCGAAGAAACCACGCGTTTGCTTAACTTGCTGCAGCCAGAGCAAATCGCCCCTATGGCACTCGCTATTCAACCTGGTACGGAGCTAGAGCAAGAAGTGAAAGATGGTACTTTCAAAATGCCAACCCAACTTCAGTTGCTCGAAGAAGAGAAATACTTACTTGAGAATATGACCTTTGAGACCGTCTACTGGGGTGACCACGGTAACAACATGATCCAGATGCGTGGCATGTTCCCGCAGTCTAAAGAGTTCTTTCTCGGTCATGTCAATGACGCTATTCGCAATAACCCAATGGCGAAAGACAACATTATTCAAACCTACTCTTGGTAA
- a CDS encoding porin family protein, giving the protein MKKVILAVAISSLSFGAIANSHYTGHRVGAGLSGLTLSESGFDLKMDTGFKLEYGYDINNIFGVNTSYAMNSKGAYGVDYDFNTFKIDTDIGYTFDLGELWLKPYGAIGLAYGNEKISDRSGSLSASDSSLFLGMGVRAQSKMGVYADLRYDMSSYDGFDADSLSFTVGYRF; this is encoded by the coding sequence ATGAAAAAAGTTATTCTAGCCGTCGCTATCTCTTCTCTCTCTTTCGGCGCTATTGCTAACAGTCATTACACTGGGCACCGTGTTGGTGCGGGTCTATCTGGTCTGACACTTAGTGAAAGCGGCTTCGACTTGAAGATGGATACAGGATTCAAACTTGAATACGGTTACGACATCAACAACATCTTCGGTGTAAACACCTCTTATGCCATGAACAGCAAAGGTGCGTATGGCGTAGATTATGATTTTAACACGTTCAAAATTGATACCGATATTGGCTATACCTTTGATCTTGGCGAGCTATGGCTAAAGCCATACGGCGCTATTGGTCTCGCATATGGTAATGAAAAAATTTCTGACCGTTCAGGAAGTCTGTCTGCAAGCGACTCAAGCCTGTTCTTGGGCATGGGTGTAAGAGCACAAAGCAAAATGGGTGTTTATGCTGACTTACGTTATGACATGAGCAGCTACGATGGTTTCGATGCAGACTCACTCTCGTTCACTGTCGGCTATCGCTTCTAA
- a CDS encoding carbohydrate porin yields the protein MNNKFKVSLTAALVSTAMFANAGISIVDNENGNFSIGGDVEFDFNYEKLGGENGNKDYNFNQNGRILLEFQGERFTSNGNVLQVNVQPLMESSGDVNLDDAWFAFGAQDGWNLRMGRFEAFDMFPVGQDTFLEYSGNTSNELYSDAAPYVYQMKEGRGRGATGQIMYSQQFNQLYFELAALIGPRDKFFEDGIDGTYHGAAISSDVKDSAIVRPVLAYGYERSGFETVPSQGFNFAVSLETNLVKDAVVTEDGVDISDRTGYGATMGYTMNDWNVLANFAYMDAVDETNMTIGANLLYKGFGLGYIYADNDYENKKISTSPVGNATVDTVYASYEFKDVLNVDDFLIYLGAYHSNVNDKTVGSYFSDLDSDTGFRVRFKYYF from the coding sequence ATGAATAATAAATTTAAGGTTTCTCTTACTGCTGCTCTGGTATCAACGGCTATGTTTGCAAATGCTGGTATTAGCATTGTAGACAATGAAAATGGCAATTTCTCTATTGGTGGTGATGTAGAGTTCGATTTTAACTATGAGAAACTAGGTGGTGAAAACGGAAACAAAGACTACAACTTTAACCAGAACGGCCGTATTCTGCTTGAGTTCCAAGGTGAGCGCTTTACGTCCAATGGCAATGTTCTTCAGGTAAATGTTCAGCCATTGATGGAGTCTAGCGGTGACGTGAACCTTGATGACGCATGGTTTGCGTTCGGTGCTCAAGATGGCTGGAACCTAAGAATGGGTCGTTTCGAAGCATTTGATATGTTCCCTGTAGGGCAGGACACATTTTTGGAGTACTCGGGTAATACATCGAACGAATTGTATTCTGATGCAGCACCGTATGTGTACCAAATGAAAGAAGGTCGTGGTCGTGGTGCGACGGGTCAAATCATGTATAGCCAACAATTCAATCAGCTTTACTTTGAGTTAGCTGCATTGATTGGCCCTCGCGATAAGTTCTTCGAAGATGGTATAGATGGTACTTATCATGGGGCTGCAATCTCATCAGACGTAAAAGACTCTGCAATTGTCCGTCCAGTACTTGCTTACGGTTATGAGAGAAGTGGTTTTGAAACCGTTCCATCTCAAGGCTTCAACTTTGCTGTTTCATTGGAGACAAACCTAGTTAAAGATGCAGTGGTAACAGAAGATGGTGTAGACATCTCAGATCGTACCGGTTACGGCGCTACGATGGGTTACACAATGAATGATTGGAATGTACTAGCAAACTTTGCGTACATGGATGCAGTTGATGAAACTAACATGACCATTGGTGCAAACTTACTCTATAAAGGCTTTGGTTTAGGTTACATCTATGCTGACAACGACTACGAGAATAAGAAGATTAGCACGTCACCTGTAGGTAATGCGACGGTAGATACAGTGTATGCATCTTATGAGTTCAAAGATGTTCTAAATGTCGACGACTTTTTGATCTACCTCGGTGCTTATCACTCAAACGTGAATGACAAAACTGTGGGTAGTTACTTCAGTGATCTAGACAGCGATACTGGTTTCCGTGTGCGCTTCAAGTACTACTTCTAA
- a CDS encoding helix-turn-helix transcriptional regulator, with product MAQLHINQSLFPLRIYRHCERLSKRSLLPQTHDFRDITSEVSLGTLNRYSRYIDDHCFPFRIGESLFEEDYRDIFSGSKATFAELILTCLNHYSKTSVTSINRLEIKLDRVEFFHERNRRITQSVARMNGVSLGYIVSMMKKYLGHRFDAHQLNITMQGGSYVPSPYDSLTNIPHKEGLLGIRINFPMAWLYTEKFVQIGIDNPNSNLNVIRNHCRQNLQSPNWCIHDLATALGTSVRTLQRLLAEEGTSFKTVLVEEQISKAKALLESTSMRIYEVGEAVGFIDPSSFTRAFKKQCAIGPAMYRKQLSAG from the coding sequence ATGGCTCAGCTACACATAAACCAATCTCTGTTTCCACTGAGAATCTACAGACACTGCGAACGGCTCTCAAAACGCTCGTTACTTCCACAAACTCATGATTTTAGAGACATCACGAGTGAAGTCTCTCTGGGAACCTTAAATCGATATAGCCGCTACATCGACGACCACTGCTTCCCATTTAGGATTGGCGAGTCTCTGTTTGAAGAAGACTACCGTGATATTTTTTCGGGCTCGAAGGCCACATTTGCAGAACTAATACTTACCTGTCTTAATCACTATTCGAAAACATCAGTAACCTCGATAAATCGATTAGAGATAAAACTTGATCGAGTAGAGTTTTTCCATGAGCGCAATCGACGCATAACTCAGAGTGTCGCGCGCATGAATGGTGTATCTCTAGGTTACATCGTATCGATGATGAAGAAGTACCTCGGTCACCGATTCGATGCGCATCAATTAAACATTACGATGCAAGGTGGTAGTTACGTCCCATCGCCTTATGATTCCCTGACAAATATCCCGCACAAAGAAGGCTTGCTGGGTATTCGCATAAACTTCCCAATGGCATGGCTTTACACAGAGAAATTTGTACAAATAGGCATCGACAATCCAAACTCAAATCTCAATGTAATACGAAACCACTGTCGCCAGAATTTACAATCTCCGAATTGGTGCATACATGACTTGGCCACAGCTTTAGGTACCTCAGTACGAACACTACAAAGACTTCTCGCTGAGGAGGGTACTTCATTTAAAACGGTATTGGTTGAGGAACAAATCAGCAAAGCCAAAGCATTACTTGAGTCGACATCAATGAGGATCTATGAGGTTGGCGAAGCAGTGGGCTTTATCGACCCCTCTTCATTTACGCGAGCCTTCAAAAAGCAATGTGCCATAGGACCGGCAATGTACCGCAAACAGCTATCTGCTGGTTAG
- a CDS encoding LysR family transcriptional regulator produces the protein MAKNLFANLDLNLLRVFKVLFEEQNMRKAAERLFVSQPAVSQSLQKLRHSFDDQLFVKVKTGLAPTPFAETLCQELLPLLHQIESIVNASSDFKPEELEGEITIALSPLFVFSVSGEIYRYFKAHAPKLKVHIISWNEHTIDDIEKGKVLIGINAPIIDNPTFLTEVELSMLEASIMVRKDHPLVGQAIIPENLAKYPLARSLVSDYSKLNSPTVDLFRRLGFELEIGFASEFPVVLIDVLRHSDMFMGMSNCFPIQDYPDLIMLRPDMDVPEAEYPANAYFHTRHANSEMMNWFTSSISEVFENSKQHNTITNK, from the coding sequence GTGGCTAAGAACCTTTTCGCAAATCTGGACCTTAACCTTCTTCGCGTGTTTAAAGTGCTGTTTGAAGAACAGAACATGCGTAAAGCAGCAGAGCGCTTGTTTGTTTCTCAGCCTGCCGTGAGTCAATCACTACAAAAGCTGCGACACAGCTTTGATGACCAACTGTTTGTTAAGGTTAAAACAGGATTAGCCCCTACCCCATTTGCAGAGACACTTTGCCAAGAGCTCCTGCCCCTACTTCACCAAATCGAAAGCATTGTTAACGCGAGTAGTGACTTTAAGCCTGAAGAGTTAGAGGGTGAGATTACTATTGCGCTGTCGCCTTTGTTCGTATTCTCGGTGTCTGGCGAAATCTATCGCTACTTCAAAGCTCATGCGCCCAAGCTAAAAGTTCACATCATCTCTTGGAATGAGCATACGATAGATGATATTGAGAAAGGTAAGGTTCTCATCGGTATCAATGCCCCCATTATCGATAACCCTACTTTTCTCACTGAAGTAGAGCTTTCGATGCTAGAAGCAAGCATCATGGTCAGGAAAGATCATCCTTTAGTAGGGCAAGCAATAATTCCAGAAAACTTGGCAAAGTATCCTTTAGCACGTTCGCTTGTTAGCGATTACAGTAAGCTAAACAGTCCAACTGTTGACCTATTTAGAAGACTAGGCTTCGAGCTAGAGATTGGGTTTGCCTCTGAATTCCCTGTGGTATTGATAGATGTACTTCGCCACTCTGACATGTTTATGGGCATGAGTAACTGCTTCCCAATTCAAGACTACCCAGATCTCATTATGCTAAGACCCGATATGGATGTACCAGAAGCTGAGTATCCAGCGAACGCTTATTTCCATACTCGTCATGCCAACAGCGAAATGATGAACTGGTTTACCTCATCGATCTCTGAAGTTTTTGAAAACAGCAAGCAACACAACACGATAACAAACAAATAA
- a CDS encoding efflux RND transporter periplasmic adaptor subunit: MRPQSLFIKASILSAITLLAGCGTEEESSVAEVEALTVSTTYVALSPSYQVRREYVGTVRAGQQANLGFELAGKVETIHVDVGDTVTKNTPMIQLNTDLLHTELGQLNAQDKEVRAQLNLVNANLKRQQSLKAKGFSADAEIDALTSEKGVLQANLVRLKAAISATKLRIEKSTILAPYNGTIAQRHVSLGDVVNVGTPTLVLLATEGKEAFIGIPAAQLSRVSNLSSPTIRVDAQEYDVKLLNPGARVDTQSRSVGLRYQLPEGVDVLEGQLAYLAFDETVQDQGYWVPLTALIDGLRGVWNVYVVGENSQVERRTVNVLYANSEQAFISGAVADGEAIIASGLHRVVPGQPVKVAE; this comes from the coding sequence ATGCGCCCTCAAAGTTTATTTATAAAAGCATCAATTTTGAGTGCCATAACCTTATTAGCAGGTTGTGGTACTGAAGAAGAATCAAGCGTCGCCGAAGTTGAAGCTTTAACCGTTTCAACAACATATGTTGCTCTTAGCCCTTCTTACCAAGTAAGACGAGAATATGTAGGTACGGTTAGAGCTGGTCAGCAAGCAAATTTAGGCTTTGAGCTTGCAGGAAAAGTTGAGACGATCCATGTTGATGTCGGTGACACTGTCACCAAAAATACACCAATGATCCAACTTAATACCGACCTTTTACATACCGAGCTTGGGCAGCTTAATGCACAAGATAAAGAGGTACGAGCGCAGCTCAATCTAGTCAATGCTAACCTGAAACGGCAGCAATCTCTAAAAGCGAAAGGCTTCAGCGCGGATGCTGAAATCGATGCATTGACCAGTGAAAAAGGCGTATTGCAAGCCAACCTAGTTCGATTAAAAGCCGCCATCAGCGCGACGAAGCTCAGAATCGAAAAATCAACTATCCTCGCACCTTATAACGGTACGATCGCTCAGCGTCATGTCTCTCTTGGCGATGTGGTCAATGTTGGAACACCAACATTGGTGTTATTGGCCACGGAAGGCAAGGAAGCTTTCATAGGGATCCCAGCTGCTCAGTTATCACGAGTCTCTAACCTCTCCTCTCCCACTATTCGTGTCGATGCTCAAGAATATGACGTAAAACTTCTGAATCCCGGAGCAAGAGTCGATACCCAGTCAAGAAGTGTAGGACTTCGCTATCAATTACCAGAAGGGGTCGATGTGCTTGAAGGTCAGCTTGCTTACCTAGCATTTGATGAGACCGTCCAAGACCAAGGCTATTGGGTGCCATTGACGGCACTCATTGACGGATTACGCGGAGTCTGGAACGTCTATGTGGTCGGTGAAAATAGTCAGGTAGAACGCAGGACCGTTAACGTACTTTATGCTAACAGCGAGCAGGCCTTTATTTCAGGCGCTGTCGCAGATGGAGAAGCGATCATTGCAAGCGGTCTGCACCGAGTCGTACCCGGTCAGCCAGTTAAGGTAGCGGAGTAA